A window from Phalacrocorax carbo chromosome 20, bPhaCar2.1, whole genome shotgun sequence encodes these proteins:
- the HES4 gene encoding transcription factor HES-4 isoform X1 — translation MPADTGMEKPTASPIAGAPANASHTPDKPRSASEHRKVNGGCRSGSSSGDAGWRRARGRAESSKPIMEKRRRARINESLGQLKTLILDALKKDSSRHSKLEKADILEMTVKHLRNLQRAQMTAALSADPTVLGKYRAGFNECMNEVTRFLSTCEGVNTDVRTRLLSHLSACLGQIVAMNYPPPPPSSQPAHLAQQPLHVQLPPAAAGAVPVPCKLNPAEALSPKVYGGFQLVPATDGQFAFLIPNPAFPPSSGPVIPLYANANVPVSAGSGSGNAAATPSASPVQGLTSFGGSIVSASQAGSPIGERSESVWRPW, via the exons ATGCCCGCCGATACGGGCATGGAGAAACCGACCGCTTCCCCCATCGCGGGGGCACCGGCCAACGCCAGCCACACGCCGGACAAACCGCGGAGTGCTAGCGAGCACCGGAAGGTAAATGGCGGGTGCCGATCGGGGAGCAGCAGCGGCGATGCTGGATGGCGGCGAGCCCGCGGCCGTGCTGAG TCCTCCAAGCCCATCATGGAGAAACGGCGCCGGGCGCGGATCAACGAGAGCCTGGGGCAGCTGAAGACCCTCATCCTGGACGCGCTGAAGAAGGAC AGCTCCCGGCACTCCAAGCTGGAGAAGGCGGACATCCTGGAGATGACCGTCAAACACCTGCGAAACCTGCAGCGGGCACAGATGACGG CCGCTCTCAGCGCCGACCCCACCGTCCTTGGCAAGTACCGGGCTGGATTCAACGAGTGCATGAACGAGGTGACAAGGTTCCTGTCCACCTGCGAAGGGGTGAACACCGACGTGCGTACCCGACTCCTCAGTCACCTCTCGGCTTGCCTGGGTCAGATCGTGGCCATGAACtacccgccgccgccgccgtccaGCCAGCCCGCACATCTGGCGCAGCAGCCTCTGCACGTCCAGCTGCCCCCCGCAGCAGCCGGAGCTGTGCCCGTGCCCTGCAAACTGAACCCTGCTGAAGCCCTGTCCCCCAAAGTCTACGGGGGCTTCCAGCTCGTCCCTGCTACCGACGGCCAGTTTGCTTTTCTCATCCCGAACCCGGCTTTCCCTCCCAGCTCCGGACCAGTTATTCCCCTGTACGCCAACGCCAACGTGCCGGTGTCCGCAGGCAGCGGCTCGGGGAACGCGGCCGCCACCCCGTCAGCATCCCCGGTGCAGGGCTTGACATCATTTGGGGGCAGCATTGTTTCGGCGTCCCAGGCGGGAAGTCCCATCGGAGAGCGCAGTGAATCGGTGTGGAGGCCTTGGTGA
- the HES4 gene encoding transcription factor HES-4 isoform X2, with product MPADTGMEKPTASPIAGAPANASHTPDKPRSASEHRKSSKPIMEKRRRARINESLGQLKTLILDALKKDSSRHSKLEKADILEMTVKHLRNLQRAQMTAALSADPTVLGKYRAGFNECMNEVTRFLSTCEGVNTDVRTRLLSHLSACLGQIVAMNYPPPPPSSQPAHLAQQPLHVQLPPAAAGAVPVPCKLNPAEALSPKVYGGFQLVPATDGQFAFLIPNPAFPPSSGPVIPLYANANVPVSAGSGSGNAAATPSASPVQGLTSFGGSIVSASQAGSPIGERSESVWRPW from the exons ATGCCCGCCGATACGGGCATGGAGAAACCGACCGCTTCCCCCATCGCGGGGGCACCGGCCAACGCCAGCCACACGCCGGACAAACCGCGGAGTGCTAGCGAGCACCGGAAG TCCTCCAAGCCCATCATGGAGAAACGGCGCCGGGCGCGGATCAACGAGAGCCTGGGGCAGCTGAAGACCCTCATCCTGGACGCGCTGAAGAAGGAC AGCTCCCGGCACTCCAAGCTGGAGAAGGCGGACATCCTGGAGATGACCGTCAAACACCTGCGAAACCTGCAGCGGGCACAGATGACGG CCGCTCTCAGCGCCGACCCCACCGTCCTTGGCAAGTACCGGGCTGGATTCAACGAGTGCATGAACGAGGTGACAAGGTTCCTGTCCACCTGCGAAGGGGTGAACACCGACGTGCGTACCCGACTCCTCAGTCACCTCTCGGCTTGCCTGGGTCAGATCGTGGCCATGAACtacccgccgccgccgccgtccaGCCAGCCCGCACATCTGGCGCAGCAGCCTCTGCACGTCCAGCTGCCCCCCGCAGCAGCCGGAGCTGTGCCCGTGCCCTGCAAACTGAACCCTGCTGAAGCCCTGTCCCCCAAAGTCTACGGGGGCTTCCAGCTCGTCCCTGCTACCGACGGCCAGTTTGCTTTTCTCATCCCGAACCCGGCTTTCCCTCCCAGCTCCGGACCAGTTATTCCCCTGTACGCCAACGCCAACGTGCCGGTGTCCGCAGGCAGCGGCTCGGGGAACGCGGCCGCCACCCCGTCAGCATCCCCGGTGCAGGGCTTGACATCATTTGGGGGCAGCATTGTTTCGGCGTCCCAGGCGGGAAGTCCCATCGGAGAGCGCAGTGAATCGGTGTGGAGGCCTTGGTGA